From a single Ovis aries strain OAR_USU_Benz2616 breed Rambouillet chromosome 23, ARS-UI_Ramb_v3.0, whole genome shotgun sequence genomic region:
- the LOC101102690 gene encoding large ribosomal subunit protein eL27, translating to MGKFMKPGKVVLVLAGRYSGRKVVIVKNIDDGTSDQPYSHALVAGIDHYPRKVTAAMGKKKIAKRSKIKSFVKVYNYNHLMPTRYSVDIPLDKTVVNKDVFRDPALKRKARREAKVKFEERYKTGKNKWFFQKLRF from the coding sequence ATGGGCAAGTTCATGAAACCCGGGAAGGTGGTACTGGTCCTGGCCGGTCGCTACTCCGGACGCAAAGTGGTCATCGTGAAGAACATTGATGACGGCACCTCAGACCAACCCTACAGCCATGCTCTGGTGGCTGGAATTGATCACTATCCCCGCAAAGTGACAGCTGCCATGGGCAAGAAGAAAATCGCCAAGAGGTCAAAGATCAAGTCTTTTGTGAAAGTTTATAATTATAATCACCTCATGCCCACAAGGTACTCTGTGGATATCCCCTTGGACAAAACTGTTGTCAACAAGGATGTCTTCAGAGACCCTGCTCTCAAACGCAAGGCCCGACGAGAGGCAAAGGTCAAGTTTGAGGAGAGATACAAGACTGGCAAGAACAAATGGTTCTTCCAGAAGCTGCGGTTTTAG